One genomic window of Syngnathus acus chromosome 11, fSynAcu1.2, whole genome shotgun sequence includes the following:
- the col1a2 gene encoding collagen alpha-2(I) chain isoform X8 translates to MLSFVDTRILLLLAVTSYLATCQFSGVKGPRGDKGPRGDRGPQGPDGKDGIPGLPGPVGPPGPPGLGGNFAAQYSKPPDPVSPAGPMGERGPPGAAGAPGPQGHTGHPGEPGEPGQTGPVGARGPPGAPGKAGDDGNNGRPGKPGDRGVPGTQGARGFPGTPGLPGMKGHRGYNGLDGRKGEPGAAGVKGEAGAHGAAGRPGLVGPRGLAGERGRAGPAGPVGARGADGNTGPAGAAGPVGAAGAPGFPGGPGPKGEVGPAGATGPTGPQGARGEPGPNGAVGPVGPVGNPGANGLNGAKGASGAAGLAGAPGFPGPRGGPGPQGPQGASGPRGLAGDPGVQGVKGDVGAKGEPGSAGPQGAPGPQGEEGKRGSNGEVGATGPAGSRGSRGSPGSRGMPGAEGRVGPLGMPGLRGATGAAGARGAPGDAGRTGEPGAAGLRGLPGSPGSSGPPGKEGPSGPAGQDGRSGPPGPTGPRGQPGNIGFPGPKGPSGEAGKPGEKGSSGATGLRGPPGPDGNNGATGPMGVSGGSGERGEPGPSGSSGFQGLPGPAGAAGEAGKPGDRGIPGDQGVAGSAGAKGERGNPGAAGAAGSQGPMGARGASGAPGADGAKGEPGRIGPAGPAGARGTAGNIGMPGMTGPQGEAGREGNTGNDGPPGRPGVPGIKGDRGDPGSAGALGLAGTPGPAGPSGSVGRPGNRGDSGFAGPSGPAGLAGARGAAGPAGPRGEKGVGGDKGDYGMKGLRGHPGLQGPPGPSGAPGDTGPAGANGPSGPRGPAGPHGPAGKDGRAGAHGTIGASGARGPPGHIGPVGPAGAPGLPGPPGAAGGSYDLSGYDEYRADQPAMRAKDYEVDATIKSLNTQIENLLTPEGSRKNPARTCRDIKLGHPEWTSGFYWIDPNQGCINDAIRVFCDFNTRETCIHAHPESIAKKNWFRSTENKKHVWFGETINGGTEFTYNDETISSQSMATQLAFMRLLSNQASQNITYHCKNSVAYMDAESGSLNKAVVLGGSNDVELRAEGNSRFTFSVVEDGCTRHTGEWSKTVIEYRTSKPSRLPILDIAPMDIGGADQEFGLDIGPVCFK, encoded by the exons ATGCTCAGCTTTGTGGATACCCGGATTCTGTTGCTGCTTGCAGTAACTTCATACCTAGCAACATGTCAAT TCTCG GGTGTGAAG GGCCCCCGAGGAGACAAAGGACCTCGAGGTGACAGG GGTCCCCAGGGACCTGATGGAAAAGATGGAATACCCGGACTCCCTGGCCCCGTCGGCCCCCCTGGCCCTCCTGGACTTGGTGGA AACTTTGCTGCTCAGTATTCTAAGCCTCCCGATCCAGTCTCACCCGCG GGCCCGATGGGCGAAAGAGGCCCTCCCGGAGCCGCTGGAGCCCCT GGACCTCAAGGACACACCGGACACCCTGGAGAGCCCGGCGAGCCCGGACAGACT GGTCCCGTTGGTGCCCGTGGCCCCCCTGGAGCTCCTGGCAAAGCTGGAGACGAC GGTAACAATGGCAGACCTGGCAAGCCCGGAGACAGAGGTGTCCCCGGCACTCAG GGTGCTCGTGGATTCCCCGGAACCCCTGGACTTCCCGGAATGAAGGGACACAGA GGTTACAATGGCTTGGATGGACGCAAGGGAGAGCCTGGTGCCGCTGGAGTCAAG GGTGAGGCTGGCGCACACGGAGCTGCGGGCAGACCTGGACTTGTT GGACCCCGCGGTCTGGCTGGTGAGAGAGGTCGTGCCGGCCCTGCTGGACCCGTTGGTGCTCGTGGTGCTGATGGCAACACTGGACCCGCTGGTGCTGCT GGACCAGTTGGTGCTGCTGGCGCCCCAGGTTTCCCTGGTGGCCCTGGACCCAAG GGAGAGGTAGGACCTGCTGGTGCTACTGGTCCCACTGGACCTCAGGGAGCTAGAGGAGAGCCTGGTCCCAATGGTGCTGTTGGCCCCGTTGGTCCCGTC GGTAACCCTGGTGCTAATGGCCTGAACGGAGCCAAGGGCGCCAGT GGTGCCGCTGGTCTTGCTGGAGCTCCTGGTTTCCCCGGACCCAGAGGAGGACCCGGACCTCAGGGACCTCAGGGTGCCTCTGGTCCCAGAGGCCTGGCT GGAGATCCTGGTGTCCAGGGTGTGAAGGGAGATGTCGGTGCCAAGGGTGAGCCT GGTAGCGCTGGACCTCAGGGAGCTCCCGGACCTCAGGGTGAGGAGGGCAAACGTGGATCTAATGGCGAGGTCGGTGCCACTGGCCCCGCTGGTAGCCGTGGATCCAGA GGCTCTCCCGGAAGCCGTGGAATGCCCGGTGCTGAGGGAAGAGTTGGCCCACTT GGTATGCCTGGTCTTCGCGGAGCCACCGGCGCTGCTGGAGCTCGTGGAGCCCCTGGAGATGCTGGCCGTACTGGTGAGCCTGGTGCTGCTGGTCTCAGG gGTCTCCCCGGAAGCCCCGGAAGCTCTGGACCCCCAGGAAAGGAGGGACCTTCT GGTCCTGCTGGACAAGACGGACGCAGTGGTCCTCCCGGCCCAACTGGACCTAGAGGCCAGCCTGGAAACATTGGCTTCCCTGGACCCAAGGGACCCTCT GGTGAGGCTGGCAAACCCGGAGAGAAGGGATCTTCCGGCGCCACTGGACTGAGA GGTCCTCCTGGCCCTGATGGTAACAATGGCGCCACTGGCCCCATGGGAGTTTCT GGTGGTTCTGGTGAGAGGGGAGAGCCAGGACCTTCTGGATCTTCTGGTTTCCAG GGTCTGCCTGGACCCGCTGGTGCTGCTGGAGAGGCTGGCAAGCCCGGAGACAGA GGTATCCCAGGAGACCAGGGAGTCGCTGGATCCGCTGGTGCCAAG GGCGAGCGTGGTAACCCcggtgctgctggagctgctggaTCTCAGGGACCTATGGGAGCCCGTGGAGCTTCTGGAGCTCCTGGTGCTGATGGTGCCAAG GGAGAGCCTGGTAGAATTGGACCTGCTGGTCCCGCTGGTGCCCGTGGCACCGCTGGCAACATTGGCATGCCTGGTATGACCGGACCTCAGGGAGAAGCTGGACGTGAG GGTAACACTGGTAACGATGGTCCTCCTGGCCGTCCTGGTGTTCCTGGAATCAAG GGAGACCGTGGTGACCCTGGTTCCGCTGGTGCTTTGGGACTTGCCGGTACTCCCGGACCCGCTGGCCCCAGCGGATCTGTTGGAAGACCTGGAAACCGTGGAGACTCT GGCTTCGCTGGACCTTCTGGACCTGCCGGACTCGCTGGAGCTAGAGGTGCCGCT GGACCCGCTGGCCCCCGTGGTGAGAAGGGAGTTGGTGGAGACAAGGGAGACTATGGAATGAAGGGTCTTCGTGGACATCCTGGTCTCCAGGGACCACCAGGACCTTCA GGTGCCCCCGGTGACACCGGACCTGCTGGAGCTAATGGACCCTCTGGACCTAGA GGTCCCGCCGGACCCCACGGACCTGCCGGTAAGGATGGTAGAGCTGGTGCCCACGGTACCATTGGTGCTTCCGGTGCTCGTGGACCCCCCGGACACATCGGCCCTGTC GGTCCCGCCGGAGCTCCCGGTCTGCCCGGACCTCCCGGTGCTGCTGGTGGTAGCTATGATCTGTCTGGATACGATGAGTACAGAGCTGACCAGCCCGCCATGAGAGCTAAGGATTACGAGGTTGACGCCACCATCAAGTCCCTGAACACTCAGATCGAGAACCTGCTCACCCCTGAGGGATCCAGGAAGAACCCTGCCCGCACATGCCGTGACATCAAGCTCGGCCACCCCGAATGGACCAGCG GATTCTACTGGATCGACCCCAACCAGGGTTGCATCAATGACGCCATCAGGGTCTTCTGCGACTTCAACACCCGCGAGACTTGCATCCATGCCCACCCCGAGAGCATTGCCAAGAAGAACTGGTTCAGAAGCACAGAGAACAAGAAGCACGTCTGGTTCGGAGAGACCATCAATGGCGGAACTGAG TTCACCTACAACGACGAGACCATCAGCTCCCAGAGCATGGCCACCCAGCTGGCCTTCATGCGCCTGCTGTCCAACCAGGCTAGCCAGAACATCACCTACCACTGCAAGAACAGCGTTGCCTACATGGATGCTGAGAGCGGCAGCCTGAATAAGGCTGTGGTGCTCGGCGGCTCCAACGATGTGGAGCTGAGGGCTGAGGGCAACAGCCGTTTCACCTTCTCTGTGGTGGAGGACGGTTGCACT AGACACACTGGTGAGTGGAGCAAGACAGTGATTGAGTACAGAACAAGTAAACCATCTCGCTTGCCCATCCTCGACATTGCACCTATGGACATTGGTGGAGCCGATCAGGAGTTTGGTTTGGACATTGGCCCAGTCtgtttcaaataa
- the col1a2 gene encoding collagen alpha-2(I) chain isoform X5 — MLSFVDTRILLLLAVTSYLATCQFSGVKGPRGDKGPRGDRGPQGPDGKDGIPGLPGPVGPPGPPGLGGNFAAQYSKPPDPVSPAGPMGERGPPGAAGAPGPQGHTGHPGEPGEPGQTGPVGARGPPGAPGKAGDDGNNGRPGKPGDRGVPGTQGARGFPGTPGLPGMKGHRGYNGLDGRKGEPGAAGVKGEAGAHGAAGRPGLVGPRGLAGERGRAGPAGPVGARGADGNTGPAGAAGPVGAAGAPGFPGGPGPKGEVGPAGATGPTGPQGARGEPGPNGAVGPVGPVGNPGANGLNGAKGASGAAGLAGAPGFQGLPGPAGAAGEAGKPGDRGIPGDQGVAGSAGAKGERGNPGAAGAAGSQGPMGARGASGAPGADGAKGEPGAAGLVGAAGHQGASGMPGERGAAGPAGVKGEKGELGHKGPDGNAGRDGARGMPGAGGPPGPTGANGDKGESGSFGPAGPPGVRGASGERGEVGPVGAPGFAGAPGASGQTGARGERGPGGGKGDAGPSGAAGPAGQSGPAGPSGPSGPTGARGDNGPQGLTGFPGAAGRVGPGGPAGIVGPPGAAGPAGKDGPRGVRGDVGPAGAAGEQGMVGPPGPAGDKGHSGESGPAGAPGAPGTSGPLGLQGFVGLPGARGDRGVPGGPGAVGEPGRIGPAGPAGARGTAGNIGMPGMTGPQGEAGREGNTGNDGPPGRPGVPGIKGDRGDPGSAGALGLAGTPGPAGPSGSVGRPGNRGDSGFAGPSGPAGLAGARGAAGPAGPRGEKGVGGDKGDYGMKGLRGHPGLQGPPGPSGAPGDTGPAGANGPSGPRGPAGPHGPAGKDGRAGAHGTIGASGARGPPGHIGPVGPAGAPGLPGPPGAAGGSYDLSGYDEYRADQPAMRAKDYEVDATIKSLNTQIENLLTPEGSRKNPARTCRDIKLGHPEWTSGFYWIDPNQGCINDAIRVFCDFNTRETCIHAHPESIAKKNWFRSTENKKHVWFGETINGGTEFTYNDETISSQSMATQLAFMRLLSNQASQNITYHCKNSVAYMDAESGSLNKAVVLGGSNDVELRAEGNSRFTFSVVEDGCTRHTGEWSKTVIEYRTSKPSRLPILDIAPMDIGGADQEFGLDIGPVCFK, encoded by the exons ATGCTCAGCTTTGTGGATACCCGGATTCTGTTGCTGCTTGCAGTAACTTCATACCTAGCAACATGTCAAT TCTCG GGTGTGAAG GGCCCCCGAGGAGACAAAGGACCTCGAGGTGACAGG GGTCCCCAGGGACCTGATGGAAAAGATGGAATACCCGGACTCCCTGGCCCCGTCGGCCCCCCTGGCCCTCCTGGACTTGGTGGA AACTTTGCTGCTCAGTATTCTAAGCCTCCCGATCCAGTCTCACCCGCG GGCCCGATGGGCGAAAGAGGCCCTCCCGGAGCCGCTGGAGCCCCT GGACCTCAAGGACACACCGGACACCCTGGAGAGCCCGGCGAGCCCGGACAGACT GGTCCCGTTGGTGCCCGTGGCCCCCCTGGAGCTCCTGGCAAAGCTGGAGACGAC GGTAACAATGGCAGACCTGGCAAGCCCGGAGACAGAGGTGTCCCCGGCACTCAG GGTGCTCGTGGATTCCCCGGAACCCCTGGACTTCCCGGAATGAAGGGACACAGA GGTTACAATGGCTTGGATGGACGCAAGGGAGAGCCTGGTGCCGCTGGAGTCAAG GGTGAGGCTGGCGCACACGGAGCTGCGGGCAGACCTGGACTTGTT GGACCCCGCGGTCTGGCTGGTGAGAGAGGTCGTGCCGGCCCTGCTGGACCCGTTGGTGCTCGTGGTGCTGATGGCAACACTGGACCCGCTGGTGCTGCT GGACCAGTTGGTGCTGCTGGCGCCCCAGGTTTCCCTGGTGGCCCTGGACCCAAG GGAGAGGTAGGACCTGCTGGTGCTACTGGTCCCACTGGACCTCAGGGAGCTAGAGGAGAGCCTGGTCCCAATGGTGCTGTTGGCCCCGTTGGTCCCGTC GGTAACCCTGGTGCTAATGGCCTGAACGGAGCCAAGGGCGCCAGT GGTGCCGCTGGTCTTGCTGGAGCTCCTGGTTTC CAGGGTCTGCCTGGACCCGCTGGTGCTGCTGGAGAGGCTGGCAAGCCCGGAGACAGA GGTATCCCAGGAGACCAGGGAGTCGCTGGATCCGCTGGTGCCAAG GGCGAGCGTGGTAACCCcggtgctgctggagctgctggaTCTCAGGGACCTATGGGAGCCCGTGGAGCTTCTGGAGCTCCTGGTGCTGATGGTGCCAAG GGAGAGCCTGGCGCGGCTGGACTTGTTGGTGCTGCTGGCCACCAGGGAGCTAGCGGCATGCCCGGAGAGCGTGGAGCTGCTGGTCCCGCTGGAGTCAAGGGAGAGAAG GGAGAGCTTGGACACAAAGGACCCGATGGCAATGCCGGAAGAGATGGCGCTCGT GGTATGCCTGGAGCTGGTGGACCCCCTGGGCCCACAGGAGCTAATGGTGACAAG GGTGAGTCTGGATCTTTCGGACCCGCTGGACCTCCCGGAGTCCGTGGTGCCTCT GGTGAGCGCGGAGAGGTTGGACCCGTTGGAGCCCCTGGATTCGCTGGAGCCCCT GGCGCTAGTGGACAGACCGGAGCAAGAGGAGAGCGTGGACCTGGTGGAGGAAAGGGAGATGCTGGCCCCTCTGGCGCCGCTGGCCCTGCTGGACAATCTGGACCTGCT GGTCCTTCTGGCCCATCTGGACCTACTGGTGCTCGTGGAGACAATGGCCCTCAG GGTCTGACTGGTTTCCCTGGAGCTGCTGGCAGAGTTGGCCCCGGTGGTCCGGCT GGTATTGTCGGACCCCCTGGTGCCGCTGGTCCCGCTGGTAAAGATGGTCCCCGTGGTGTGCGTGGAGATGTTGGTCCCGCCGGTGCTGCTGGAGAGCAGGGTATGGTTGGACCTCCTGGCCCCGCTGGAGATAAGGGCCACAGTGGAGAGTCTGGACCTGCT GGTGCTCCTGGTGCTCCTGGAACTTCTGGACCTCTTGGTCTTCAAGGATTTGTTGGTCTTCCTGGCGCTAGAGGCGATCGCGGTGTTCCCGGTGGTCCCGGTGCTGTT GGAGAGCCTGGTAGAATTGGACCTGCTGGTCCCGCTGGTGCCCGTGGCACCGCTGGCAACATTGGCATGCCTGGTATGACCGGACCTCAGGGAGAAGCTGGACGTGAG GGTAACACTGGTAACGATGGTCCTCCTGGCCGTCCTGGTGTTCCTGGAATCAAG GGAGACCGTGGTGACCCTGGTTCCGCTGGTGCTTTGGGACTTGCCGGTACTCCCGGACCCGCTGGCCCCAGCGGATCTGTTGGAAGACCTGGAAACCGTGGAGACTCT GGCTTCGCTGGACCTTCTGGACCTGCCGGACTCGCTGGAGCTAGAGGTGCCGCT GGACCCGCTGGCCCCCGTGGTGAGAAGGGAGTTGGTGGAGACAAGGGAGACTATGGAATGAAGGGTCTTCGTGGACATCCTGGTCTCCAGGGACCACCAGGACCTTCA GGTGCCCCCGGTGACACCGGACCTGCTGGAGCTAATGGACCCTCTGGACCTAGA GGTCCCGCCGGACCCCACGGACCTGCCGGTAAGGATGGTAGAGCTGGTGCCCACGGTACCATTGGTGCTTCCGGTGCTCGTGGACCCCCCGGACACATCGGCCCTGTC GGTCCCGCCGGAGCTCCCGGTCTGCCCGGACCTCCCGGTGCTGCTGGTGGTAGCTATGATCTGTCTGGATACGATGAGTACAGAGCTGACCAGCCCGCCATGAGAGCTAAGGATTACGAGGTTGACGCCACCATCAAGTCCCTGAACACTCAGATCGAGAACCTGCTCACCCCTGAGGGATCCAGGAAGAACCCTGCCCGCACATGCCGTGACATCAAGCTCGGCCACCCCGAATGGACCAGCG GATTCTACTGGATCGACCCCAACCAGGGTTGCATCAATGACGCCATCAGGGTCTTCTGCGACTTCAACACCCGCGAGACTTGCATCCATGCCCACCCCGAGAGCATTGCCAAGAAGAACTGGTTCAGAAGCACAGAGAACAAGAAGCACGTCTGGTTCGGAGAGACCATCAATGGCGGAACTGAG TTCACCTACAACGACGAGACCATCAGCTCCCAGAGCATGGCCACCCAGCTGGCCTTCATGCGCCTGCTGTCCAACCAGGCTAGCCAGAACATCACCTACCACTGCAAGAACAGCGTTGCCTACATGGATGCTGAGAGCGGCAGCCTGAATAAGGCTGTGGTGCTCGGCGGCTCCAACGATGTGGAGCTGAGGGCTGAGGGCAACAGCCGTTTCACCTTCTCTGTGGTGGAGGACGGTTGCACT AGACACACTGGTGAGTGGAGCAAGACAGTGATTGAGTACAGAACAAGTAAACCATCTCGCTTGCCCATCCTCGACATTGCACCTATGGACATTGGTGGAGCCGATCAGGAGTTTGGTTTGGACATTGGCCCAGTCtgtttcaaataa
- the col1a2 gene encoding collagen alpha-2(I) chain isoform X4: MLSFVDTRILLLLAVTSYLATCQFSGVKGPRGDKGPRGDRGPQGPDGKDGIPGLPGPVGPPGPPGLGGNFAAQYSKPPDPVSPAGPMGERGPPGAAGAPGPQGASGPRGLAGDPGVQGVKGDVGAKGEPGSAGPQGAPGPQGEEGKRGSNGEVGATGPAGSRGSRGSPGSRGMPGAEGRVGPLGMPGLRGATGAAGARGAPGDAGRTGEPGAAGLRGLPGSPGSSGPPGKEGPSGPAGQDGRSGPPGPTGPRGQPGNIGFPGPKGPSGEAGKPGEKGSSGATGLRGPPGPDGNNGATGPMGVSGGSGERGEPGPSGSSGFQGLPGPAGAAGEAGKPGDRGIPGDQGVAGSAGAKGERGNPGAAGAAGSQGPMGARGASGAPGADGAKGEPGAAGLVGAAGHQGASGMPGERGAAGPAGVKGEKGELGHKGPDGNAGRDGARGMPGAGGPPGPTGANGDKGESGSFGPAGPPGVRGASGERGEVGPVGAPGFAGAPGASGQTGARGERGPGGGKGDAGPSGAAGPAGQSGPAGPSGPSGPTGARGDNGPQGLTGFPGAAGRVGPGGPAGIVGPPGAAGPAGKDGPRGVRGDVGPAGAAGEQGMVGPPGPAGDKGHSGESGPAGAPGAPGTSGPLGLQGFVGLPGARGDRGVPGGPGAVGEPGRIGPAGPAGARGTAGNIGMPGMTGPQGEAGREGNTGNDGPPGRPGVPGIKGDRGDPGSAGALGLAGTPGPAGPSGSVGRPGNRGDSGFAGPSGPAGLAGARGAAGPAGPRGEKGVGGDKGDYGMKGLRGHPGLQGPPGPSGAPGDTGPAGANGPSGPRGPAGPHGPAGKDGRAGAHGTIGASGARGPPGHIGPVGPAGAPGLPGPPGAAGGSYDLSGYDEYRADQPAMRAKDYEVDATIKSLNTQIENLLTPEGSRKNPARTCRDIKLGHPEWTSGFYWIDPNQGCINDAIRVFCDFNTRETCIHAHPESIAKKNWFRSTENKKHVWFGETINGGTEFTYNDETISSQSMATQLAFMRLLSNQASQNITYHCKNSVAYMDAESGSLNKAVVLGGSNDVELRAEGNSRFTFSVVEDGCTRHTGEWSKTVIEYRTSKPSRLPILDIAPMDIGGADQEFGLDIGPVCFK; the protein is encoded by the exons ATGCTCAGCTTTGTGGATACCCGGATTCTGTTGCTGCTTGCAGTAACTTCATACCTAGCAACATGTCAAT TCTCG GGTGTGAAG GGCCCCCGAGGAGACAAAGGACCTCGAGGTGACAGG GGTCCCCAGGGACCTGATGGAAAAGATGGAATACCCGGACTCCCTGGCCCCGTCGGCCCCCCTGGCCCTCCTGGACTTGGTGGA AACTTTGCTGCTCAGTATTCTAAGCCTCCCGATCCAGTCTCACCCGCG GGCCCGATGGGCGAAAGAGGCCCTCCCGGAGCCGCTGGAGCCCCT GGACCTCAGGGTGCCTCTGGTCCCAGAGGCCTGGCT GGAGATCCTGGTGTCCAGGGTGTGAAGGGAGATGTCGGTGCCAAGGGTGAGCCT GGTAGCGCTGGACCTCAGGGAGCTCCCGGACCTCAGGGTGAGGAGGGCAAACGTGGATCTAATGGCGAGGTCGGTGCCACTGGCCCCGCTGGTAGCCGTGGATCCAGA GGCTCTCCCGGAAGCCGTGGAATGCCCGGTGCTGAGGGAAGAGTTGGCCCACTT GGTATGCCTGGTCTTCGCGGAGCCACCGGCGCTGCTGGAGCTCGTGGAGCCCCTGGAGATGCTGGCCGTACTGGTGAGCCTGGTGCTGCTGGTCTCAGG gGTCTCCCCGGAAGCCCCGGAAGCTCTGGACCCCCAGGAAAGGAGGGACCTTCT GGTCCTGCTGGACAAGACGGACGCAGTGGTCCTCCCGGCCCAACTGGACCTAGAGGCCAGCCTGGAAACATTGGCTTCCCTGGACCCAAGGGACCCTCT GGTGAGGCTGGCAAACCCGGAGAGAAGGGATCTTCCGGCGCCACTGGACTGAGA GGTCCTCCTGGCCCTGATGGTAACAATGGCGCCACTGGCCCCATGGGAGTTTCT GGTGGTTCTGGTGAGAGGGGAGAGCCAGGACCTTCTGGATCTTCTGGTTTCCAG GGTCTGCCTGGACCCGCTGGTGCTGCTGGAGAGGCTGGCAAGCCCGGAGACAGA GGTATCCCAGGAGACCAGGGAGTCGCTGGATCCGCTGGTGCCAAG GGCGAGCGTGGTAACCCcggtgctgctggagctgctggaTCTCAGGGACCTATGGGAGCCCGTGGAGCTTCTGGAGCTCCTGGTGCTGATGGTGCCAAG GGAGAGCCTGGCGCGGCTGGACTTGTTGGTGCTGCTGGCCACCAGGGAGCTAGCGGCATGCCCGGAGAGCGTGGAGCTGCTGGTCCCGCTGGAGTCAAGGGAGAGAAG GGAGAGCTTGGACACAAAGGACCCGATGGCAATGCCGGAAGAGATGGCGCTCGT GGTATGCCTGGAGCTGGTGGACCCCCTGGGCCCACAGGAGCTAATGGTGACAAG GGTGAGTCTGGATCTTTCGGACCCGCTGGACCTCCCGGAGTCCGTGGTGCCTCT GGTGAGCGCGGAGAGGTTGGACCCGTTGGAGCCCCTGGATTCGCTGGAGCCCCT GGCGCTAGTGGACAGACCGGAGCAAGAGGAGAGCGTGGACCTGGTGGAGGAAAGGGAGATGCTGGCCCCTCTGGCGCCGCTGGCCCTGCTGGACAATCTGGACCTGCT GGTCCTTCTGGCCCATCTGGACCTACTGGTGCTCGTGGAGACAATGGCCCTCAG GGTCTGACTGGTTTCCCTGGAGCTGCTGGCAGAGTTGGCCCCGGTGGTCCGGCT GGTATTGTCGGACCCCCTGGTGCCGCTGGTCCCGCTGGTAAAGATGGTCCCCGTGGTGTGCGTGGAGATGTTGGTCCCGCCGGTGCTGCTGGAGAGCAGGGTATGGTTGGACCTCCTGGCCCCGCTGGAGATAAGGGCCACAGTGGAGAGTCTGGACCTGCT GGTGCTCCTGGTGCTCCTGGAACTTCTGGACCTCTTGGTCTTCAAGGATTTGTTGGTCTTCCTGGCGCTAGAGGCGATCGCGGTGTTCCCGGTGGTCCCGGTGCTGTT GGAGAGCCTGGTAGAATTGGACCTGCTGGTCCCGCTGGTGCCCGTGGCACCGCTGGCAACATTGGCATGCCTGGTATGACCGGACCTCAGGGAGAAGCTGGACGTGAG GGTAACACTGGTAACGATGGTCCTCCTGGCCGTCCTGGTGTTCCTGGAATCAAG GGAGACCGTGGTGACCCTGGTTCCGCTGGTGCTTTGGGACTTGCCGGTACTCCCGGACCCGCTGGCCCCAGCGGATCTGTTGGAAGACCTGGAAACCGTGGAGACTCT GGCTTCGCTGGACCTTCTGGACCTGCCGGACTCGCTGGAGCTAGAGGTGCCGCT GGACCCGCTGGCCCCCGTGGTGAGAAGGGAGTTGGTGGAGACAAGGGAGACTATGGAATGAAGGGTCTTCGTGGACATCCTGGTCTCCAGGGACCACCAGGACCTTCA GGTGCCCCCGGTGACACCGGACCTGCTGGAGCTAATGGACCCTCTGGACCTAGA GGTCCCGCCGGACCCCACGGACCTGCCGGTAAGGATGGTAGAGCTGGTGCCCACGGTACCATTGGTGCTTCCGGTGCTCGTGGACCCCCCGGACACATCGGCCCTGTC GGTCCCGCCGGAGCTCCCGGTCTGCCCGGACCTCCCGGTGCTGCTGGTGGTAGCTATGATCTGTCTGGATACGATGAGTACAGAGCTGACCAGCCCGCCATGAGAGCTAAGGATTACGAGGTTGACGCCACCATCAAGTCCCTGAACACTCAGATCGAGAACCTGCTCACCCCTGAGGGATCCAGGAAGAACCCTGCCCGCACATGCCGTGACATCAAGCTCGGCCACCCCGAATGGACCAGCG GATTCTACTGGATCGACCCCAACCAGGGTTGCATCAATGACGCCATCAGGGTCTTCTGCGACTTCAACACCCGCGAGACTTGCATCCATGCCCACCCCGAGAGCATTGCCAAGAAGAACTGGTTCAGAAGCACAGAGAACAAGAAGCACGTCTGGTTCGGAGAGACCATCAATGGCGGAACTGAG TTCACCTACAACGACGAGACCATCAGCTCCCAGAGCATGGCCACCCAGCTGGCCTTCATGCGCCTGCTGTCCAACCAGGCTAGCCAGAACATCACCTACCACTGCAAGAACAGCGTTGCCTACATGGATGCTGAGAGCGGCAGCCTGAATAAGGCTGTGGTGCTCGGCGGCTCCAACGATGTGGAGCTGAGGGCTGAGGGCAACAGCCGTTTCACCTTCTCTGTGGTGGAGGACGGTTGCACT AGACACACTGGTGAGTGGAGCAAGACAGTGATTGAGTACAGAACAAGTAAACCATCTCGCTTGCCCATCCTCGACATTGCACCTATGGACATTGGTGGAGCCGATCAGGAGTTTGGTTTGGACATTGGCCCAGTCtgtttcaaataa